A window of the Sardina pilchardus chromosome 21, fSarPil1.1, whole genome shotgun sequence genome harbors these coding sequences:
- the LOC134068642 gene encoding matrix-remodeling-associated protein 5-like, translating into MDCVTSGVPNPEVSWSLPDGTVANTAFQSHDSRSHLHYVTFANGTLLLKQINKEDEGDYICYAKNALGEDEMKVSVRVESPMIVSNNKNSVWAQLGKPAHMKCTFYGNPPNTVTWLSPSKNVISSTSTHHQILKDGTLIIQKVTLSDEGRYMCFSQNSAINSIELEVEHKEPYINGHRGARSTNILAVSYQTTLMDCISEGKPEAHIIWTTSSGLSLPMPYEGGRFQVHKNGSLELRGVRKSDEGQFKCVARNSLGEASLTVTLKVETLAEKPSFSNPNIEVYPIKSDGSHITLECIATGKPRPVFVWILPNNTQIIPGMRLHRFAHFVGNGILHIASPVTADKGIYRCLARNVAGQAEKRFELHTGKKPYIRGSGGPIKITFGHTLNMPCNVEGWPEASVSWTLPNGLTLVKPQITGRVLFLENNTLQVQDTATFDRGIYICKATNTYGSSFLSYPVTVMVYPPKITTAPASVIRVYRGSSVSLNCIAIGIPKPDISWTLPGRTTLVPNSPFIAEGGIHMMGEGSLVIQNPGLMDSGIYKCNAKNVLGTDFKATYLQVV; encoded by the coding sequence ATGGACTGCGTAACTTCTGGTGTGCCAAACCCTGAAGTATCCTGGAGCCTTCCAGATGGCACAGTTGCCAACACTGCCTTTCAGTCACATGACAGCAGAAGCCATTTACATTATGTCACCTTTGCCAATGGCACACTATTACTGAAACAGATTAACAAGGAGGATGAGGGGGACTATATatgttatgctaaaaatgcattAGGGGAAGATGAGATGAAAGTGAGTGTCAGAGTGGAATCTCCCATGATTGTCTCCAACAACAAAAATTCTGTGTGGGCTCAACTTGGGAAGCCAGCACatatgaaatgtacattttatgGGAATCCTCCCAATACAGTGACATGGCTTTCTCCTAGCAAAAATGTGATTTCATCCACTTCCACCCATCACCAAATTCTTAAGGATGGAACACTAATTATCCAAAAAGTCACTTTAAGTGATGAAGGGAGGTACATGTGTTTTTCACAGAATTCTGCTATTAATAGCATAGAGCTCGAAGTGGAACACAAGGAGCCATACATTAATGGACACAGGGGTGCACGCAGCACAAATATTTTAGCAGTGTCTTACCAAACTACTCTAATGGACTGTATAAGTGAAGGCAAGCCCGAGGCACACATTATCTGGACAACATCATCTGGCTTGTCCTTGCCAATGCCATATGAGGGTGGCAGGTTTCAAGTACATAAGAATGGCAGCCTGGAGTTGCGAGGAGTTAGAAAGTCTGATGAGGGTCAGTTCAAGTGTGTTGCAAGAAATAGCTTGGGTGAAGCTAGTCtcactgtcactttaaaagtAGAAACACTTGCTGAAAAGCCCAGCTTCTCTAATCCGAATATAGAAGTTTATCCTATAAAGTCAGATGGTAGTCATATAACTTTAGAGTGCATTGCAACTGGTAAGCCAAGACCAGTATTTGTATGGATTCTGCCAAACAACACTCAGATTATTCCAGGAATGAGACTACACAGGTTTGCACATTTCGTAGGGAATGGAATCCTACACATTGCCAGCCCTGTGACTGCTGATAAAGGCATTTACCGTTGCCTGGCAAGAAATGTGGCAGGGCAAGCTGAGAAACGATTTGAACTACACACAGGAAAAAAACCTTATATTCGAGGAAGTGGCGGTCCCATAAAGATTACTTTTGGGCATACTTTGAACATGCCATGTAATGTTGAGGGCTGGCCAGAGGCCTCAGTGTCTTGGACACTTCCAAATGGTCTGACTCTGGTAAAGCCACAGATCACTGGCAGAGTATTATTTCTGGAAAACAATACACTGCAGGTACAAGATACAGCCACATTTGACAGAGGAATTTACATATGTAAAGCTACTAATACTTATGGATCGTCTTTCTTGTCCTACCCAGTCACAGTCATGGTATACCCTCCAAAAATTACAACTGCACCTGCCTCTGTAATAAGAGTTTACAGGGGGTCATCTGTGTCACTGAACTGCATTGCCATTGGTATTCCCAAGCCTGACATCTCTTGGACTTTGCCTGGACGCACAACACTTGTGCCCAACAGTCCTTTCATAGCAGAAGGTGGAATTCATATGATGGGGGAAGGTAGTCTGGTCATTCAAAACCCAGGCCTGATGGATTCTGGAATTTATAAATGTAATGCAAAAAACGTACTTGGGACAGATTTTAAAGCAACTTACCTGCAAGTTGTCTAA